From one Patescibacteria group bacterium genomic stretch:
- a CDS encoding insulinase family protein — protein MNYKVTKLSNGLRVITASLHETKAVTVLVLVKVGSRYESRKLNGTSHFIEHMMFKGTQRRPTTLDLSQELDSVGAEYNAFTGKDHTGYFVKLQSEKIELAVDVLADMLFCSKFDSEELNRERGTIIEEINMYEDNPLLFAPAFLEETMFGGTSSLGQLIIGPKENIKNISRQTMLKYRNEFYNPRNMVVGVCGQIKEKRILGLIKTCFSDIKALKHKSIKAIEQSSNRTLRHSSRFLTIEQSDNIIATPRVALKRMDTQQVQLCLGFLGYSYTHKNRYALELLNIILGGNMSSRLFIEVRERRGLCYFIRSNNNPYQDTGSFIIQAGLDKARIDEAIKVIVQELKKLVQLGASPEELQKAKDYVKGRVILEFEDSHEIAEFYTSQLLLLNKIESLEKKLKQIESIRLADIKRVAREILNIKKSTLTLIGPFRDRNRFLRLLWE, from the coding sequence ATGAATTACAAAGTCACCAAATTATCCAACGGCCTCCGCGTCATAACTGCCTCGCTCCACGAAACTAAAGCCGTGACCGTGTTGGTATTGGTTAAGGTGGGCTCTAGATACGAGTCGCGAAAGCTAAACGGTACTTCTCATTTTATAGAACATATGATGTTTAAGGGGACCCAAAGACGACCGACAACCCTGGATTTGTCCCAAGAACTTGATAGTGTGGGAGCCGAGTATAATGCTTTTACCGGTAAAGACCATACGGGCTATTTCGTAAAATTACAAAGCGAAAAAATAGAACTCGCCGTGGACGTGCTGGCAGACATGCTGTTTTGTTCCAAGTTTGATTCCGAAGAGCTTAATCGCGAGCGCGGAACGATTATTGAAGAAATTAATATGTACGAAGATAACCCGTTACTATTTGCTCCCGCATTTTTGGAAGAAACAATGTTTGGCGGGACAAGTAGTTTGGGTCAGCTGATTATTGGCCCCAAAGAAAACATCAAGAATATTTCCAGGCAAACAATGTTAAAATATCGGAACGAGTTTTATAATCCAAGGAATATGGTTGTTGGCGTGTGTGGCCAGATTAAGGAGAAGAGAATTTTGGGGTTGATAAAGACCTGCTTTAGCGACATTAAAGCATTAAAACATAAAAGCATTAAAGCAATCGAACAATCGAGCAATCGAACCCTTCGACACAGCTCGAGGTTTTTGACAATTGAACAATCGGACAATATTATCGCGACTCCGCGGGTAGCACTCAAGCGCATGGATACCCAACAGGTCCAACTTTGTCTTGGATTTCTGGGATATTCATATACCCACAAAAACCGTTATGCGTTAGAGTTGCTCAATATTATATTGGGCGGTAACATGAGTTCCCGACTTTTTATTGAGGTCCGAGAGCGCCGGGGGCTTTGTTATTTTATTCGCTCAAACAATAATCCATATCAAGATACTGGCAGTTTTATTATTCAGGCCGGGCTTGATAAAGCGCGAATTGACGAGGCTATCAAAGTGATTGTTCAGGAGCTAAAAAAATTGGTGCAACTTGGCGCGAGTCCGGAGGAGCTGCAAAAAGCCAAAGATTATGTCAAGGGCAGAGTGATATTAGAGTTTGAAGATTCTCATGAGATTGCCGAGTTTTATACCAGCCAATTGCTTTTACTTAATAAAATCGAGTCACTTGAGAAAAAGCTTAAACAAATTGAAAGCATAAGGTTGGCAGATATCAAGCGCGTAGCTCGTGAAATTTTGAATATCAAGAAATCAACTTTAACTTTGATTGGTCCGTTTAGAGATA